A portion of the Rhinolophus sinicus isolate RSC01 linkage group LG03, ASM3656204v1, whole genome shotgun sequence genome contains these proteins:
- the CYP1A1 gene encoding cytochrome P450 1A1 has translation MFSVFGLTIPISATELLLASAIFCLVFWVVRAWRPQVPKGLKSPPGPWGWPLLGHMLTLGKSPHLVLSRLSQRYGDVLEIRIGCTPVLVLSGLDTIRQALVRQSDDFKGRPDFYSFTLVSGGNSMTFNPDSGPVWAARRRLAQNALKSFSIASDPASMSSCYLEEHVSKEAEYLISKFQELMAKVGHFDPYRYVGVSVANVICAICFGQRYDHDDQELLSIVNLTDEFGKITASGNPGDFLPILRYLPGHTLDAFKDLNEKFFIFTQKMVKEHYKTFEKGYIRDITDSLIEHCQDRSLDENANIQLSDEQVVTVVLDLFGAGFDTVTTAMSWSLLYLVTAPSVQKKIQEELDTVIGRARQPRLSDRPQLPYLEAFILETFRHSSFVPFTIPHSTTRDTSLSGFYIPKGRCVFVNQWQINHDQKLWDNPSEFRPERFLTPDGTIDKALSEKVTLFGLGKRKCIGETIARFEVFLFLAILLQKLEFSVPPGVKVDMTPIYGLTMKHACCEHFQVQLRS, from the exons ATGTTTTCTGTGTTCGGACTCACCATCCCCATCTCGGCCACCGAGCTTCTCCTGGCCTCTGCCATCTTCTGCCTGGTATTCTGGGTGGTCCGGGCCTGGCGGCCTCAGGTCCCCAAAGGCCTGAAGAGTCCACCGgggccctggggctggcccctGCTCGGGCACATGctgaccttggggaagagcccACACCTGGTGCTGTCACGGCTGAGCCAGCGTTATGGGGACGTGCTGGAGATCCGCATTGGCTGCACACCTGTGCTGGTGCTCAGCGGCCTGGACACCATCCGGCAGGCCCTGGTGCGGCAGAGCGATGATTTCAAGGGCCGGCCTGACTTCTACAGCTTCACCTTGGTCTCTGGTGGCAACAGCATGACCTTCAACCCAGACTCTGGACCAGTGTGGGCTGCCCGCCGGCGCCTGGCCCAGAATGCCTTGAAGAGTTTCTCCATCGCCTCAGACCCGGCTTCCATGTCCTCCTGCTACCTGGAGGAGCATGTGAGCAAGGAGGCCGAGTACCTCATCAGCAAGTTCCAGGAGCTGATGGCAAAGGTTGGACACTTTGACCCCTACAGGTATGTAGGGGTGTCAGTGGCCAACGTCATCTGTGCCATATGTTTTGGTCAGCGCTATGACCACGATGACCAAGAGCTACTTAGCATAGTCAACCTGACTGATGAGTTCGGGAAGATAACTGCATCCGGGAACCCAGGCGACTTCCTCCCTATCCTCCGTTACCTGCCCGGCCATACCTTGGATGCCTTCAAGGACCTGAATGAGAAGTTCTTCATCTTCACGCAGAAGATGGTCAAGGAACactataaaacatttgaaaag GGCTACATCCGGGACATCACAGACAGCCTGATCGAGCACTGTCAGGACAGGAGCCTGGACGAGAATGCCAATATCCAGCTGTCGGATGAGCAAGTTGTTACTGTCGTCTTGGACCTCTTTGGAGCTG GGTTTGACACAGTCACAACTGCCATGTCCTGGAGCCTCCTATACCTAGTGACAGCCCCCAGCGTGCAGAAAAAGATCCAGGAGGAGCTGG aCACAGTGATTGGCAGGGCACGGCAGCCCCGGCTCTCAGACAGACCCCAGCTGCCCTATCTGGAGGCCTTCATCCTGGAGACCTTCCGACACTCCTCCTTTGTCCCCTTCACCATCCCCCACAG TACAACAAGAGACACAAGTCTGAGTGGCTTTTATATCCCCAAGGGGCGTTGTGTCTTTGTGAACCAGTGGCAGATCAACCATGACCA AAAGCTGTGGGACAACCCATCTGAGTTCCGGCCAGAGCGGTTTCTCACCCCCGATGGCACTATCGACAAGGCACTGAGTGAGAAGGTGACTCTTTTTGGCCTGGGAAAGCGGAAGTGCATCGGTGAGACCATTGCCCGCTTCGAGGTCTTTCTCTTCCTGGCCATCCTGCTGCAGAAGC